The Octopus bimaculoides isolate UCB-OBI-ISO-001 chromosome 1, ASM119413v2, whole genome shotgun sequence genome contains the following window.
gaaagaaaatatatcttcacCGGCCGCCAAACGAAATCATACCATCTGTTGATtgacgaaagtgaaagtaaagacATGAACTTAGGATTGCCCTACTTAACTTATGACACTAATGTTTTTGCATTGAGTCGCAATGACACTAAAGTTACTGCTCTCCAATAGTTGAGGCCTTATATCgaaaatacattgaataattACTAGTTAAGTATAGATAAAACGAATCAGATATTAGATGCTGTTTAGTGGAACTAGAATTTGCggcaaaaatatatgcattcacattttAACGGACCCACGATCCACTCCATAGCCCAAACCAGACTTTTAGGCAAGTTGAGTATATGAAAGAAAAGTGGGTCTTAATCAAAATTCCTCATTAAAACTTACCCATGTGACATCGGATCTTTGTGTTCGTAACACCAAAGCGTTCAGAAGTTTTAGTACCAGGGTACATAATCGAGAAAGAGATATGGCCAAACATAGTATCAGCCATCAGGTTGGGCAGCGATTTGAGAATAGTGGTTGTCCGAGGGCAGAGAGCAGTGTTTTTTATTATCCACTGTCCCTGATccaaaaaatgaaatacacaccAGCGACCTTCATCTGTATTATTCACTTTCCACCGTCCTGGGACTTTCCTATCATCCGGCCAAACCTGAAAGAATTCTTCAGAAATCTCTTCAAAGTTCTGACTTAGCATTTTCAAGTCGTTTTGGAATGATTTCAAATGGTTACAATCCTCCGTTGCAGCAGTCTGGTCTCCATACCACCAAGGACGGGATTGTATTTTTTCTAAACGAAAAACTGTGGGGTTGCGAACATATTTGTTCGATATATGAACTTGACCAGGAGCCAAATAATGGAACTGTGTACTCAAACTATTTTGTATTCGGCTCAAACCATTGTTACCCTGCTTCAGAATGTGAAGAGTTAGTTGCCTTCTAGCAGCTCGTAACACCGACAATTTACAATTACATTGCAACGAAGAGCAGCTGTGTTTCTCTCGCACACGCCATGTCTTCTGTAGGTGTTGATAGAGACAATAGGTAGCAAAGATGACCACCAACAGCACCCACCCATTCATAGCTAACTCAACCATGGGCGCCATTTTGCAGTTATGAATGGCGAACGGAACGAgggcaaaaagaaaaactaacCATGAACAGTAGCAGGAATATACAACaacggcagagagaaagagaattaaacCGCTTCTGACTGACAGGATTATTCCGATGCCTTATCGATCCACTTTCTTCCAACTACACGAGGTTACCTTACAGCGCTTTCATTCTGACGCCACCAGATGAGCCGCTAACGAAGTCGCTCAAACTGCtcgaaacagcagctaaatttcctcaaatcacatcttatgtTAAATACAAAACTCATTTAACAACGTGTTCCTACATAGACAAAAAGACGAGGTTGTCCTGGTTAGAATACGTCTGATTATAGATCCTCTCGACCATAACTCACCTGGGgtcaaataacaaaaatactaaCTCCCCCAACGTTTCTCAACTGTCGCGTAGAATACTGCAGAATTCTTCATACATTAAAGAACATAGACGACACACTTTATAAAAAGGGTAATATTTAATCAGCAAGCTTCAGCCATTAGATTTAGTGGAATTTTGAACAAAACATACTGAACATATgatgtaaatgaagaaaaaaataaaatgagaataaagAGTCAACTATCAGAAATAAGATGCATATTCCCAAGTCGATGTATTTTCAGGTGACCAAATTTCTTGACAGTTTAACTGGGCGTAAGCTGCTACTAGTAAGCCAATATAGTATTAATTGTTGATACTGCATTAGCCGACTGTACTTTCCTAATACTACACAGTCACATGGTGAAGTACCAAAGAAAACAGCTgcaataaagtaaaaaagaaaataaccaaagtaaacaaacaaacgtaaaATAAAAGCTGAAGCACGTAAcgatagcaaaaagaaaaaacaccgtTGGTTACCTGTACCCAGCATGCAACGCACGTTGCTATGGGCAACTAAATAGCgtcgtttttattatttaaaattagtcCGTGTTTGATATTTATACGCATAAcacattttgcttgttttagcaaataaaagctgctattcaaaatattcattaaatacaattttctttttaccttgcTCAAGTTATTAtgataagatatataaattttttaaaaatgttcttgTGATCACTTGATTGCTTAGAGATATTGGTACTATTTGATAGGTCGGTTTTGTTTTCCTGACAGCTCCGTTTTCTGAGTCGTAAAGTGACAGATTTGTTGATCCAAACTTGAATCAGTGTCTTTTATCGTTAGATGTGGAGTGAAAAGGCGATGTTTAGCTATGGATGACCTGAGGGTGGAATGGATCAGGGATCAGGTCTTTCTGGCCTTAGATTTACATAAACCCGAAGTTTTCAACGAATTTCTCGATCGGGATGAGCAAATAGTAGAAAGTCAATTAGCAGAGTACCTGAATGAAACACCAAAAGATGGAAAAACTTCTCTTATTTTCTATAAAATCTCAAGAATTGAAGATCAAGTGATCGAAGTAGAAAGTGGTAAGATTACAGTTTTGAATATTAGCCTTTTACTAAAGATATCGTGTcagatctttattttatttcgaaGTTGTAAGGATAGAATGAAATGAACCGATTATAGTTTATTGTTTGGTTGACTGCTGTGAAGAAGCTCCTTTAtacttttctcccccccccaccaatagatatactatataataaaaaatatattctatgtcagaaactttaaaaaatacaaattcaatGCTCACTATGTcattaaagacaaaagaaagtaTTTATGTAGGTTGTATTCCATTATAAATTTAAACTTATATGTCAGAGATAATACCAAAATGCACCAGCATTTAACAGTGAGTGAGGTTTTGATGTGACTCTCTACACTTggaaaaacaatgagaataatgatattttactttctaatgatgaagataattgaCTTTTTGAAGCTGTCAAAATGAAAACGTTTTTTATTGAAAAAGAATTTAGTTATTACTTTGGTAAGAATTTGAACGattgaaattaattcttaatatcatcatcatcaaca
Protein-coding sequences here:
- the LOC106876025 gene encoding aspartate beta-hydroxylase domain-containing protein 2; its protein translation is MAPMVELAMNGWVLLVVIFATYCLYQHLQKTWRVREKHSCSSLQCNCKLSVLRAARRQLTLHILKQGNNGLSRIQNSLSTQFHYLAPGQVHISNKYVRNPTVFRLEKIQSRPWWYGDQTAATEDCNHLKSFQNDLKMLSQNFEEISEEFFQVWPDDRKVPGRWKVNNTDEGRWCVFHFLDQGQWIIKNTALCPRTTTILKSLPNLMADTMFGHISFSIMYPGTKTSERFGVTNTKIRCHMGIVVPNNCSLTVCKETHSWKTGHCLLFDDSYLHTAAHYGHKEDGIRAVLMLDFWHPDITSEERTAMKYIFPLVNQ